From a single Rutidosis leptorrhynchoides isolate AG116_Rl617_1_P2 chromosome 5, CSIRO_AGI_Rlap_v1, whole genome shotgun sequence genomic region:
- the LOC139850460 gene encoding microtubule-associated protein 70-1-like — MEDVMDMPEMLNGGEYSGGGNARPPMAETTPLTYSGSFKDGGRVSGLTSRRRSSRKPSLDTDDFMNMLHGSDPVRVELTRLENEVRDKDRELNEAQAEIKALKLSERLREKAVEELTEELSKVDEKLKLTESLLDTKTLEIKKINDEKKASMAAQFAAEATLRRVHAAQKDDDMPPIEAILAPLEAELKLARQEIAKLQDDNKALDRLTKSKEAALLEAERTVQVALAKASMVDDLQNKNQELMKQIEICQEENKILDKMHRQKVAEVEKLTQTVRELEEAVLAGGAAANAVRDYQRKVQEMNEERKTLDRELARAKVTANRVATVVANEWKDANDKVMPVKQWLEERRFLQGEMQQLRDKLAITERAAKTEAQLKEKFQLRLRVLEDTLRSPNSLARSSADGKGMSNGPSRRQSLGGADNFSKITSNGFLPKRSPSFQIRSSGSSSILRHAKGTSKSFDGGTRALDRSKLMSSGSGSPTFNLTQSREGPDEITIDEKPSGLLGTETEDTVPGLLYDLLQKEVVALRKAGHEKDQSIKDKDDAIEMLAKKVDTLTKAMEVEAKKMRREVAAMEKEVAAMRVNKEQDNRAKRFANPKGSVNSSQQLPTRNVVRGGMTKTSQ; from the exons ATGGAAGATGTAATGGATATGCCGGAGATGTTAAACGGAGGGGAATACAGTGGAGGTGGAAATGCACGGCCTCCGATGGCTGAAACGACGCCGTTGACGTATTCTGGATCGTTTAAAGATGGAGGTAGGGTTTCAGGTTTGACTAGTCGTAGGCGGAGTTCAAGGAAACCGAGTTTAGATACTGACGATTTTATGAATATGCTTCATGGCTCGGATCCGGTGAGAGTTGAACTTACTCGGTTGGAAAATGAAGTTAGAG ATAAGGATCGAGAATTGAACGAAGCACAAGCGGAGATCAAGGCGCTTAAGCTATCTGAACGCCTAAGAGAAAAAGCTGTTGAAGAG CTAACGGAAGAATTGTCAAAGGTGGATGAGAAGCTGAAGTTGACCGAGTCTCTTTTAGATACCAAA ACTCTTGAAATCAAGAAGATCAATGATGAAAAGAAAGCATCTATGGCGGCCCAGTTTGCTGCAGAAGCCACTCTCAGAAGAGTTCATGCTGCTCAAAAGGATGATGATATGCCTCCAATTGAGGCGATCCTTGCACCATTAGAAGCTGAGTTGAAGCTTGCTCGACAAGAG ATTGCTAAGCTACAAGATGACAACAAGGCATTAGATCGACTGACCAAATCAAAAGAGGCTGCTTTACTTGAAGCTGAGAGAACTGTGCAGGTTGCCTTGGCGAAGGCTTCAATGGTGGATGATCTTCAGAATAAGAACCAAGAGTTGATGAAACAGATAGAAATATGTCAG GAAGAAAATAAAATATTGGATAAAATGCATCGTCAAAAAGTGGCTGAAGTTGAAAAGCTTACACAAACTGTGCGTGAGCTCGAAGAGGCCGTTCTTGCTGGTGGTGCAGCTGCTAACGCTGTGAGGGACTACCAGCGCAAAGTTCAAGAGATGAAT GAAGAACGAAAAACTCTGGATCGAGAACTAGCTCGTGCAAAGGTTACAGCAAATAGAGTAGCAACAGTAGTAGCTAATGAATGGAAAGATGCTAATGACAAAGTGATGCCAGTAAAACAATGGCTTGAAGAAAGAAGATTCTtacag GGAGAGATGCAACAACTGCGGGACAAGTTAGCTATAACCGAGCGTGCTGCCAAGACTGAAGCCCAACTGAAA GAAAAATTTCAACTGCGACTCAGAGTACTGGAAGACACTTTAAGATCACCAAATTCTCTTGCTCGTAGCTCAGCAGATGGAAAGGGCATGAGTAATGGTCCTTCGCGTCGCCAGTCATTAGGTGGAGCTGATAACTTCTCCAAAATCACTTCAAATGGATTTTTACCCAAAAGGTCACCATCTTTTCAAATAAGATCATCTGGGTCAAGTTCAATTCTGAGGCATGCAAAGGGTACATCAAAGTCCTTTGATGGTGGTACACGTGCACTTGACAGGAGTAAGCTTATGTCAAGTGGAAGTGGCAGTCCTACTTTTAACCTTACCCAATCACGTGAGGGACCCGATGAAATTACGATTGATGAAAAACCGAGTGGTTTGTTGGGAACTGAAACCGAGGATACGGTTCCGGGACTGTTGTATGATTTGCTTCAAAAGGAAGTGGTTGCTTTGAGGAAAGCTGGTCATGAAAAGGATCAAAGCATAAAAGACAAGGATGATGCAATTGAG ATGTTGGCTAAGAAAGTGGATACCTTAACTAAGGCTATGGAGGTTGAGGCCAAAAAGATGAGACGTGAGGTGGCTGCAATGGAGAAGGAGGTAGCTGCAATGCGTGTCAACAAAGAACAGGATAATAGGGCTAAACGCTTTGCGAACCCGAAAGGTTCTGTGAATAGCTCTCAGCAACTTCCAACCAG GAATGTGGTACGGGGCGGGATGACAAAGACCAGCCAATAA